One Methanococcus aeolicus Nankai-3 DNA segment encodes these proteins:
- a CDS encoding bifunctional 5,6,7,8-tetrahydromethanopterin hydro-lyase/3-hexulose-6-phosphate synthase, giving the protein MIKFGEAILGTDLKAIVNVIIGKGTEIDTAFTNALTRRPSPIFANLRDNLIVRPLTIVVPQNDINSEIQVELLNGVIQYGVAKAIADMGEKEGIDNDLKAVITVSVPDVPFTTINKRKLFQYYYGATKLAINRALSEYPSAEKIKKEKYRALHPLVGFRDIKLERPPYLQVALDVPTIESMENIVESLPQSDRIIIEAGTPLIKKYGIEVIEQIREIFDGFIVADLKTLDTGRIEVRMAFEATANAVVLSGLAPKSTILKGIHECQKCGIMSYLDTINLNNPVELYNKLELKPDVLMVHRGIDEEINKDNNKNRSSLSKEDFDNNIILGVAGGVSAETVEDLKNKYDILVVGRGITKSREPARVARSIVNKLGDDIEQYRLYLDEDEDIAY; this is encoded by the coding sequence ATGATAAAATTTGGTGAGGCAATTCTTGGAACTGATTTAAAGGCTATTGTAAATGTAATAATAGGAAAAGGAACTGAAATAGATACAGCATTTACAAATGCCCTCACACGGAGACCTTCTCCAATATTTGCCAATTTAAGAGATAATTTAATAGTAAGACCACTAACAATAGTAGTCCCACAGAACGATATTAATTCAGAAATTCAGGTGGAGCTCCTCAATGGAGTAATACAATATGGAGTGGCTAAGGCAATAGCAGATATGGGCGAAAAAGAAGGAATTGACAATGATTTAAAAGCCGTAATTACTGTATCTGTTCCCGATGTTCCATTTACTACGATAAATAAAAGAAAATTATTTCAATATTATTATGGGGCCACAAAATTAGCAATAAATAGGGCATTATCAGAATATCCTTCGGCTGAAAAAATTAAAAAGGAAAAATACAGGGCATTGCACCCATTAGTTGGATTTAGAGATATAAAATTAGAACGACCCCCCTATTTACAGGTTGCCCTTGATGTGCCAACCATTGAAAGTATGGAAAATATCGTTGAGTCATTACCTCAAAGTGATAGAATAATAATAGAGGCAGGAACTCCATTGATTAAAAAATACGGAATTGAAGTAATAGAGCAAATTAGAGAAATATTTGATGGATTTATCGTAGCTGACTTAAAAACATTAGATACGGGTAGGATTGAGGTAAGAATGGCTTTTGAAGCTACTGCAAATGCTGTTGTTCTTAGCGGACTTGCACCAAAATCTACAATATTAAAAGGTATTCATGAATGTCAAAAGTGCGGTATAATGAGTTATCTTGACACCATAAACTTAAATAATCCAGTAGAATTATACAATAAATTAGAATTAAAGCCAGATGTATTAATGGTGCATAGGGGAATTGATGAAGAAATAAATAAAGATAATAATAAAAATAGGAGCTCCCTATCAAAAGAAGATTTTGATAACAATATAATTTTAGGAGTGGCTGGCGGAGTTTCTGCGGAAACCGTTGAGGATTTAAAAAATAAATACGATATATTGGTTGTTGGAAGAGGAATTACAAAATCAAGAGAACCTGCACGAGTTGCAAGGTCAATAGTCAATAAATTGGGGGACGATATTGAACAATATAGGCTTTACCTTGATGAAGACGAAGATATTGCATATTAA
- the cobT gene encoding nicotinate mononucleotide-dependent phosphoribosyltransferase CobT: protein MPIISINDTVGFLDKIKDNINNNKKIQFSCVLSSIETTKYVPISGVHKDVIEYTPAADMELVMMGKSLSMPNPPIDATGCPTPATITRANVVLNNIPVLTIDAGSAIKPKIPHMSVDSTPTGDIYKGKAMPNSKELFKIGELLGKNIISDTLIIGECVPGGTTTALGVLMGLGYDAKNKISSGSVDNPIGLKLKVVETGLKKAKSNNVFEVLNAVGDKMMPVVAGMVFSSINQNKPVILAGGTQMASVLSVIQKIDEKYKKENILNSGLVALGTTEFVLNDKNADLKSLVEQINQNVPLFASKFNYENSKLDGLKSYCSGSVKEGVGAGGISLYSYVSGLTPEDIKLYVEEHYSNWFNNI, encoded by the coding sequence ATGCCCATAATATCTATAAATGATACCGTTGGATTTTTGGATAAAATAAAGGATAATATAAATAATAATAAAAAAATCCAATTTTCCTGTGTGCTTTCCTCCATAGAAACTACAAAATATGTTCCAATATCTGGAGTTCATAAAGATGTCATAGAATACACACCCGCAGCGGATATGGAGCTTGTAATGATGGGCAAAAGTTTATCGATGCCTAACCCTCCAATTGATGCCACAGGTTGCCCAACTCCTGCAACTATTACTCGGGCAAATGTGGTATTAAATAACATTCCAGTTTTAACCATTGATGCAGGTAGTGCCATAAAACCAAAAATACCCCATATGTCAGTTGATAGCACTCCCACAGGCGATATTTATAAAGGTAAAGCCATGCCTAATTCAAAAGAATTATTTAAAATCGGGGAGCTCCTTGGTAAAAACATAATATCCGATACATTAATTATTGGAGAATGTGTTCCAGGAGGAACCACAACGGCATTGGGCGTATTAATGGGATTAGGATATGATGCAAAAAACAAAATATCCTCGGGCTCTGTGGATAATCCCATTGGTTTAAAATTAAAAGTCGTAGAAACAGGATTAAAAAAGGCAAAATCAAATAATGTATTTGAAGTATTAAATGCCGTCGGGGATAAAATGATGCCAGTAGTGGCTGGAATGGTATTTTCCTCAATTAATCAAAATAAGCCAGTAATTTTAGCAGGAGGGACACAGATGGCTTCTGTACTCTCAGTAATTCAAAAAATTGATGAAAAATATAAAAAAGAGAATATTTTAAATTCCGGACTTGTAGCACTGGGAACTACGGAATTTGTTTTAAATGATAAAAATGCCGATTTAAAAAGCCTCGTAGAACAGATAAATCAAAATGTTCCATTATTTGCTTCAAAATTCAATTACGAAAACTCAAAACTTGATGGTTTAAAATCATATTGTTCTGGCTCTGTAAAGGAAGGAGTTGGAGCTGGGGGCATATCTTTATACAGTTATGTTTCTGGTTTAACTCCTGAGGATATTAAATTATATGTGGAGGAACATTATTCTAATTGGTTTAATAATATTTAA
- a CDS encoding methanogenesis marker 6 protein → MKTKVLVLADDAQTSPSKLFRFINSLDYDIKVKETCFGGYIEGEWGVVEEVAEKVRNLEKNKIFCRDRGFPIWDKRRCRAYRGGGAREGFHQLEAEQKNLTIISKALDELEKEENKKLDAEEINREYDNIIKRDKKIKVDLFKEIVEEELSSK, encoded by the coding sequence ATGAAAACAAAAGTTTTAGTATTGGCAGATGATGCTCAAACATCCCCCTCGAAATTATTTAGATTTATAAACTCATTAGATTATGATATAAAAGTAAAAGAAACCTGTTTTGGAGGATATATTGAAGGTGAATGGGGCGTAGTTGAAGAAGTTGCCGAAAAAGTCAGAAATTTAGAAAAAAATAAAATATTTTGTAGGGACAGAGGATTTCCAATATGGGATAAAAGAAGATGTAGGGCATATAGGGGAGGTGGAGCTAGGGAAGGTTTTCACCAGTTAGAGGCAGAACAGAAAAATTTAACGATAATTTCAAAGGCATTGGATGAATTGGAAAAAGAAGAAAATAAAAAATTAGATGCAGAAGAAATAAACAGAGAATATGATAATATTATTAAACGAGATAAAAAAATTAAAGTAGACTTATTTAAAGAAATAGTTGAGGAAGAATTATCTTCAAAGTAA
- the hjc gene encoding Holliday junction resolvase Hjc: MKRQLYIKGSNFERELKKLFENKGFAVIRSAGSHGVDIVAGKKGKIYAFECKATSNEKFYISNNDVDKLINFSELFGAIPYIALKVKLPGELQRKSDKKILFINPYLLVSSGKNYSLDYHKIYPISEKIEDLL; this comes from the coding sequence TTGAAAAGACAATTATATATAAAAGGCTCAAATTTTGAAAGAGAGCTCAAAAAATTATTTGAAAATAAAGGTTTTGCCGTAATTAGAAGTGCGGGAAGTCATGGTGTGGACATAGTGGCTGGAAAAAAAGGAAAAATATATGCTTTTGAATGTAAGGCCACATCAAATGAAAAATTTTATATTTCAAATAATGATGTCGATAAATTAATAAATTTCTCGGAGCTCTTTGGAGCTATACCTTATATAGCTCTAAAAGTAAAATTACCAGGGGAGCTCCAACGGAAATCGGATAAAAAGATATTATTTATAAATCCATATCTTTTAGTTAGTTCGGGAAAAAATTATTCATTGGATTATCATAAAATATACCCAATATCGGAAAAAATTGAAGATTTATTATAG
- a CDS encoding AMP phosphorylase produces MLFLEVKFLDLDLEANAVIINEEDIKGTAYYSQDRVLIESKTCSFIGTLQSTKTMIKPGEVGVSKYIKDVKLNEGEEVRVRHAQKPQSVSYIRKKMNGQTLTADEIHTIIDEIVSKKLTNVELSAFLVSTYIRGMNTEEIVAMTKRMAETGDTIQWEKRPVVDVHSIGGVPGNKYALLTIPIVAAAGMTIPKTSSRAITSAAGTADVLEVITNVNLSCEEIQRVAKTTGGCLAWGGAVNLAPADDIIINVERPLSIDPQPQLLASVMAKKIATGIDYTVIDIPVGYGVKIKNEKEGNQLARKFIELGELLGIRVECVLTYGGQPIGRAIGPALEIKEALMALHDPKSAPNSLIEKSVSLAGVLLELGGRAQIGQGQKVAWEILESGKALEKFNEIVVEQGGTITKPEEIELGEYTMDIRSPKDGYVTGISNKLITKLAKEAGCPKDKKAGIFLGVKTGNKVNKEDILYTIYSSSEERLDAAVNFARRTYPIKVEGMMLKRLSKF; encoded by the coding sequence ATGCTATTTTTAGAAGTTAAATTTTTAGACTTGGATTTAGAGGCTAATGCCGTGATTATAAATGAGGAGGATATAAAAGGCACAGCATATTATTCACAAGACAGAGTATTAATAGAATCCAAAACATGTTCTTTTATCGGGACACTTCAATCAACAAAAACAATGATTAAACCGGGCGAAGTAGGAGTTAGCAAATATATTAAAGATGTAAAATTAAATGAAGGTGAAGAGGTTCGAGTAAGACATGCTCAAAAACCACAGTCTGTCTCATATATACGAAAAAAAATGAATGGTCAAACCTTAACTGCTGATGAAATTCATACCATTATTGATGAAATAGTTTCAAAAAAATTAACCAATGTCGAACTTTCTGCATTTTTAGTATCCACATACATAAGAGGAATGAATACGGAGGAAATAGTAGCGATGACAAAAAGAATGGCGGAGACAGGGGACACAATACAATGGGAAAAAAGACCCGTTGTAGATGTCCATAGTATTGGGGGCGTTCCAGGTAACAAATATGCTCTTTTAACTATTCCCATAGTGGCAGCGGCCGGAATGACTATTCCAAAAACCTCTTCTCGAGCAATTACCTCCGCAGCTGGAACAGCTGATGTTTTAGAAGTAATAACAAATGTAAATTTAAGCTGTGAGGAAATACAAAGAGTGGCAAAAACAACAGGAGGATGTTTGGCATGGGGCGGAGCTGTAAATTTAGCACCTGCTGACGATATTATTATAAATGTGGAAAGGCCCTTATCAATAGACCCACAACCTCAATTATTGGCAAGTGTAATGGCTAAAAAGATAGCAACTGGAATTGATTATACGGTAATAGATATACCTGTTGGATATGGAGTTAAAATAAAAAATGAAAAGGAAGGAAACCAGTTGGCAAGAAAATTTATAGAGTTGGGGGAGCTCCTCGGTATTCGTGTTGAATGTGTTTTAACCTATGGTGGTCAGCCAATAGGTAGGGCAATAGGTCCAGCTCTTGAAATAAAAGAGGCTCTAATGGCATTGCACGACCCAAAATCAGCACCAAATAGTTTAATTGAAAAATCAGTATCTCTTGCAGGAGTATTATTGGAGCTCGGGGGTAGAGCACAAATTGGGCAAGGTCAAAAAGTGGCGTGGGAAATATTGGAATCTGGAAAAGCACTTGAAAAATTCAATGAAATAGTGGTTGAACAGGGGGGAACAATAACAAAGCCGGAGGAAATTGAATTGGGAGAATATACAATGGATATTCGCTCACCAAAAGATGGATATGTTACGGGAATATCGAATAAATTAATAACAAAATTGGCAAAAGAGGCAGGATGCCCAAAGGATAAAAAAGCAGGAATTTTTTTAGGGGTAAAAACAGGAAATAAGGTAAATAAAGAGGATATATTATATACCATATATTCAAGTTCAGAGGAGCGATTAGATGCAGCCGTTAATTTTGCAAGAAGAACATATCCCATTAAAGTTGAGGGAATGATGCTTAAAAGATTGAGTAAATTTTAA
- the metG gene encoding methionine--tRNA ligase gives MNNKYLLTTALAYTNGPLHLGHARSTYIPADIIKRYLKLKGNDVIHVGGTDNHGVPITLTAEKEGVKPEDIVNKYHNEIKRDLDNLSVEFDSYGKTHSDTHIQNAQEFYKKLKENGYIYEKEIEQFYCPDCDKFLADRYVEGSCPFCEGEARGDHCEVCGRHLEPTELVNPYCVICNATPQLKKTTHYFFKLSALSDNLDNYVKNSNMPDHIKNMAYSWIRELHDWDISRGIKWGVPIPDDENQVMYVWLEAPIGYISFTKMMGDIWKEYWLKNNDNNTENQNTKIWHFIGKDITVHHAVFWPGMLLGHGEYNLPNSIFSGGYLTLEGKKMSTSKKWVVWVDDFIKYFDSDYLRYFLMANAPLNRDCDFSFDEFQKRINTELIAIIANFTHRALVFSHRKFGALPVIDKPEEELNKEDLALLDKCSETIEKYNKNMMDCNLKDALVDIIHLAKEGNNYFQKMEPWTVDDENRLKQIMFVCGVITKHIAYLLYPFMPNKTNELLDLMNEEMDLEIRGNELKKPIVVFSKIENDTIKMVKEKLLKSENSKNTKNKKKNTKKNKNGEKMELIGIDDFAKIELKVAQILEAEEVPKSKKLLKLIVDIGDEKRQVVAGIKGHYTPEELIGKKIVLVCNLKPAKLCGVESQGMVLAAGDEEVALLSPEKDLPVGSTIC, from the coding sequence ATGAATAATAAATACCTTTTAACTACGGCATTGGCATATACAAATGGACCACTTCATTTGGGACATGCTAGAAGCACATACATACCTGCGGACATAATAAAAAGATATTTGAAATTAAAGGGCAATGATGTAATTCATGTTGGGGGAACAGATAATCATGGTGTTCCCATCACACTTACAGCGGAAAAGGAAGGAGTAAAACCCGAGGATATTGTAAATAAATATCATAATGAAATAAAAAGAGATTTGGACAATTTAAGCGTAGAGTTTGATAGCTATGGAAAAACCCACAGCGATACCCATATACAAAATGCTCAGGAATTTTACAAAAAACTTAAAGAAAATGGATATATTTATGAAAAAGAAATAGAACAATTTTACTGTCCTGATTGCGATAAATTTTTAGCAGATAGGTATGTTGAAGGAAGTTGCCCATTTTGCGAGGGTGAGGCAAGAGGAGACCACTGTGAAGTTTGCGGAAGGCATCTTGAACCTACCGAGTTGGTAAATCCTTACTGTGTAATTTGTAATGCTACTCCCCAGCTTAAAAAAACCACCCACTATTTCTTTAAATTAAGTGCTTTATCTGATAATTTGGACAATTATGTAAAAAATTCAAATATGCCCGACCATATAAAAAATATGGCATACAGTTGGATTAGGGAGCTCCATGATTGGGATATATCCCGAGGTATAAAATGGGGAGTGCCAATTCCAGATGACGAAAACCAAGTTATGTATGTTTGGTTGGAAGCTCCTATTGGATATATCTCATTTACAAAGATGATGGGCGATATTTGGAAAGAATACTGGTTAAAAAATAATGATAATAACACAGAAAACCAGAACACAAAAATATGGCACTTCATAGGTAAGGATATTACTGTGCATCATGCCGTATTTTGGCCAGGGATGTTGCTTGGGCATGGTGAATACAACCTACCAAATTCAATATTTAGCGGTGGCTATTTAACTCTTGAAGGAAAAAAGATGAGCACCAGTAAAAAGTGGGTTGTTTGGGTCGATGATTTTATTAAATACTTTGATTCCGATTATTTGAGATACTTTTTAATGGCAAATGCTCCATTAAATAGAGATTGTGATTTTTCATTTGATGAATTCCAAAAAAGGATAAATACGGAGCTCATTGCAATCATTGCAAACTTCACACATAGGGCTTTAGTATTCTCCCATAGAAAATTTGGAGCCTTACCTGTTATAGATAAACCAGAAGAGGAATTGAATAAAGAAGATTTGGCTTTACTTGATAAATGCTCGGAAACCATTGAAAAATATAATAAAAATATGATGGATTGTAATTTAAAAGATGCACTGGTTGATATAATACATTTAGCAAAAGAAGGAAATAACTACTTCCAAAAAATGGAGCCTTGGACAGTTGATGATGAAAATAGATTAAAACAAATAATGTTTGTTTGCGGAGTAATTACAAAGCATATTGCTTATTTATTGTATCCATTTATGCCAAATAAAACAAATGAATTATTGGATTTAATGAATGAAGAGATGGATTTAGAAATAAGAGGAAATGAATTAAAAAAGCCAATCGTTGTATTTTCAAAAATTGAAAATGATACAATTAAAATGGTAAAGGAAAAACTATTAAAATCAGAAAATAGTAAAAATACAAAGAATAAAAAGAAAAATACAAAGAAAAATAAAAACGGTGAAAAAATGGAATTAATTGGTATTGATGATTTTGCTAAAATTGAATTAAAAGTTGCTCAAATATTGGAAGCTGAGGAAGTTCCTAAGTCCAAAAAACTTTTAAAATTAATTGTAGATATTGGAGACGAAAAAAGGCAGGTTGTAGCTGGAATTAAAGGACATTACACGCCAGAAGAATTAATTGGTAAAAAAATTGTATTAGTATGTAATTTAAAACCTGCTAAATTATGTGGCGTTGAATCCCAAGGAATGGTATTGGCTGCTGGTGATGAGGAAGTGGCTTTATTATCGCCTGAAAAAGACCTTCCAGTAGGAAGCACAATTTGTTAA
- a CDS encoding pantoate kinase: MFVPSHITGFFKIYKDSNKNILQIGSIGAGITLNKGVDTTITKGDNEIYFNNKKINLRPTIEVINQCNIDNYKISHKSDFPLSSGLGVSGACALGVANLLNKDNNKNNNSLEMAHISEVKCGTGLGDVIAQRTKGFVVRELPGVPNFKTQKVQKISIKNIDNYNVVVEILGKKETSQIINNPQWIEKINKIGDELLLKLLKNPTLHNFMDLSYYFAKNTGLATDKIINICNDLNFTVGASQAMLGNTVFCICENKDLNDVLSILNNPIICKIYQ, from the coding sequence ATGTTTGTGCCATCCCATATAACTGGATTTTTTAAAATATATAAGGACAGTAATAAAAATATACTACAAATAGGCTCAATTGGTGCAGGAATAACATTAAATAAGGGCGTAGATACCACCATAACAAAAGGAGACAATGAAATATACTTTAACAACAAAAAAATCAATTTGCGTCCAACAATAGAAGTAATTAATCAATGTAATATTGATAATTATAAAATATCCCATAAATCAGATTTTCCATTAAGCAGTGGGCTGGGCGTCTCTGGTGCCTGTGCCTTGGGAGTTGCTAATTTATTAAATAAAGATAATAATAAAAATAATAATTCATTAGAAATGGCACACATATCAGAAGTCAAATGCGGAACTGGGCTTGGTGATGTAATAGCACAACGGACAAAAGGTTTTGTTGTGAGGGAACTCCCTGGAGTTCCAAATTTTAAAACTCAAAAAGTTCAAAAAATATCTATAAAAAATATAGATAATTATAATGTTGTTGTTGAAATACTTGGGAAAAAGGAGACCAGTCAAATTATAAATAATCCCCAATGGATAGAGAAAATAAATAAAATAGGCGATGAATTATTATTAAAATTATTAAAAAATCCAACACTTCATAATTTTATGGATTTATCCTATTATTTTGCAAAAAATACGGGATTAGCAACGGATAAAATAATAAATATTTGCAATGATTTAAATTTTACAGTGGGGGCTTCTCAGGCTATGCTGGGCAATACTGTGTTTTGCATATGTGAAAATAAGGATTTAAATGATGTATTATCTATATTAAATAATCCTATTATATGTAAAATTTATCAATAG
- the alaS gene encoding alanine--tRNA ligase, whose amino-acid sequence MEIKHDYNVQLFKEKGFIRKQCKECNQYFWTLDPKRETCGDSPCDEYSFIGSSITNKEYTYNEMVKEFLNFFDKNGHTPIKRYPVSARRWRDDILLTIASIAVFQPWVTKGIVKPVANPLVIAQPCIRLNDIDNVGRTGRHMTCFTMGGHHAFNTDEDFKYWTDRTVELCYNFFTNLGIDGSSITFIESWWEGGGNAGPCYEVITHGVELATLVFMQYEKTEQGDYIEMPLKIVDTGYGLERFVWASKGTPTVYEAVFGDIIGKLMDDANINMNDIGPKILAESATLAGLMDIENVGDLRILRQKVAEKLNLDVNELDSILSPIENIYAIADHTRCLAFMLGDGIVPSNVKDGYLARLLVRKTLRYIKNVGLSLSLKDIVAMQLENLKEIYPELMDMKEYIMDVLEEEENKYIQTITKGKGAVERIAKSKDEITLDDLIELYDSKGLPPEVVRDIVEEINKKGSKNNKGNKTIKITVPDNFYTIVAERHEEKKEDSKSEKGENTAEKSTISINLDDIPETELLFYSNPYQKEVEAKILKIIGNVVILDKTVFYPEGGGQKYDIGLIGNKKIISVQKNNNGIVCHTVENTDGLNEEDTIIAKLNWENRLNLMRNHTATHIINAAASKVLGKHIWQTGSNVESNKARLDITHYKRITREEIKEIEKIANQIVLDAIPVKSTVMGRNEAEQKYGFKIYQGGVVPGNILRILDIEGVDVEACGGTHCQNTSEVGYIKILKTERIQDGVERLEYTSGINSVNEVSLMEDILLNASSIVGVPCENLPKTVNRFFEEWKEQKKIIEELHKKIGELEKGNLNDKFEKVGKYDLLVEKVEGAPKELMSIADNLVNEKDNSIVILLNNSGYILCKCGEKVEIKMGELLRKIAKGGGKDKMAQGKCADDIETLKSKVVGEL is encoded by the coding sequence ATGGAAATTAAACATGATTATAATGTGCAATTATTTAAAGAAAAAGGATTTATCAGAAAACAATGCAAAGAATGCAATCAATATTTTTGGACTTTGGACCCTAAAAGAGAGACTTGTGGAGATAGCCCTTGCGATGAATATTCATTTATAGGGAGCTCCATCACAAATAAAGAATATACTTACAATGAGATGGTAAAAGAATTTTTAAATTTCTTTGATAAAAACGGACATACTCCAATAAAAAGATACCCCGTTAGTGCGAGAAGGTGGAGAGATGATATATTATTAACAATAGCATCTATTGCAGTATTTCAGCCTTGGGTAACAAAAGGAATAGTAAAACCAGTAGCTAACCCCCTTGTGATAGCCCAACCATGTATAAGGTTAAATGATATAGACAATGTTGGAAGAACAGGGCGACATATGACCTGTTTTACAATGGGGGGACATCATGCCTTTAACACAGACGAAGATTTCAAATATTGGACAGATAGAACTGTGGAATTATGCTATAATTTCTTTACAAATTTAGGAATAGATGGGAGCTCCATAACATTTATAGAAAGCTGGTGGGAAGGCGGAGGAAATGCTGGACCATGTTATGAAGTAATTACCCACGGTGTAGAGTTGGCAACCCTTGTATTTATGCAGTATGAAAAAACAGAACAAGGAGACTATATAGAAATGCCTTTAAAAATAGTTGATACTGGATATGGTCTTGAAAGATTTGTATGGGCTTCAAAAGGAACACCTACTGTATATGAAGCAGTATTTGGAGATATTATTGGTAAATTAATGGATGATGCAAATATAAACATGAATGACATAGGCCCAAAAATCCTTGCAGAAAGTGCAACTCTTGCTGGATTAATGGATATAGAAAATGTAGGGGATTTACGAATATTGAGGCAAAAAGTTGCTGAAAAATTAAATTTAGATGTAAATGAGCTTGATAGTATATTATCCCCTATTGAAAATATTTATGCCATTGCAGACCATACCAGATGTCTTGCCTTTATGCTTGGAGATGGTATTGTTCCATCAAATGTAAAAGATGGCTATTTAGCAAGGTTATTAGTTAGAAAAACACTTAGATATATTAAAAATGTTGGATTGTCTTTATCATTAAAGGACATTGTAGCCATGCAACTTGAAAATTTAAAGGAAATATATCCCGAATTAATGGATATGAAAGAATATATTATGGATGTGCTTGAAGAGGAGGAAAATAAATATATTCAAACAATTACCAAAGGAAAGGGAGCTGTGGAAAGAATTGCCAAATCCAAAGATGAAATAACCCTTGACGATTTAATTGAATTATATGATAGTAAGGGATTACCGCCAGAGGTTGTAAGGGACATTGTAGAAGAGATTAATAAAAAAGGAAGTAAAAATAATAAAGGCAATAAAACAATAAAAATAACTGTTCCAGATAATTTCTATACCATTGTGGCAGAAAGACACGAGGAAAAGAAAGAAGACAGCAAATCAGAAAAAGGAGAAAATACAGCAGAAAAATCCACAATATCTATAAATTTAGATGATATACCAGAAACAGAATTATTATTTTACAGCAACCCATATCAAAAAGAAGTTGAAGCAAAAATTTTAAAAATAATCGGAAATGTCGTAATACTTGATAAAACAGTATTTTATCCAGAAGGAGGGGGACAAAAATACGATATTGGATTAATAGGAAATAAAAAAATAATAAGCGTTCAAAAAAATAATAACGGTATAGTGTGCCATACTGTGGAAAATACTGATGGATTAAATGAAGAGGACACAATAATAGCAAAATTAAATTGGGAAAATAGATTAAATTTAATGAGAAACCACACGGCAACCCACATAATAAATGCCGCAGCTTCAAAAGTGCTTGGAAAACATATTTGGCAAACTGGTTCAAATGTTGAATCAAATAAAGCAAGGTTGGACATAACACACTACAAAAGAATAACCAGGGAAGAAATAAAGGAAATAGAAAAAATAGCAAATCAAATAGTATTGGATGCCATACCAGTCAAATCTACGGTTATGGGCAGAAATGAAGCAGAGCAGAAATATGGATTTAAAATATATCAGGGAGGAGTAGTTCCAGGAAATATATTGAGAATATTGGATATTGAGGGCGTAGATGTTGAAGCATGTGGTGGAACGCATTGCCAAAACACTTCCGAAGTAGGATATATAAAAATACTTAAAACAGAACGAATTCAAGATGGAGTAGAAAGATTGGAATATACCAGCGGTATAAATTCCGTAAATGAGGTAAGTCTGATGGAGGATATTTTATTAAATGCCTCTTCCATTGTGGGAGTTCCATGTGAAAATTTGCCAAAAACCGTAAATAGATTTTTCGAAGAATGGAAGGAACAAAAGAAAATAATTGAGGAGCTCCATAAAAAAATTGGAGAATTGGAAAAAGGAAATCTCAATGATAAATTTGAAAAAGTTGGAAAATATGATTTATTGGTTGAAAAAGTTGAGGGAGCTCCTAAGGAGTTAATGTCTATTGCCGATAATTTAGTAAATGAAAAGGATAATTCTATTGTTATATTATTGAACAATAGTGGATATATTTTATGCAAATGTGGCGAAAAAGTAGAAATAAAAATGGGAGAATTGTTAAGAAAAATAGCAAAAGGGGGAGGGAAAGACAAAATGGCACAGGGAAAATGTGCTGATGACATTGAAACTCTTAAAAGTAAGGTTGTTGGTGAATTATAA